CGGGCCTTCGCCGCGTAGTCGAGGCCGCGCGTCGGCTCGTCGAGCAGGAGCAGCGGAGGGCGGGCCGTCAGCACGATCGCCAGGGCGAGCGTGAGGCGCTGGCCTTCCGAGAGGTCACGGGGGTGGGTGTCGTCCGCGATGCCGGGCAACAGCCGCGAGACAAGGGCGCGGCAGGTGCCCGGACCCGCGCCCGCGTCATGGTCGGCGGCGGCGCACTCGGCGGCCACCGTGTCCGCGTACAGGAGGTCCCGCGGTTCCTGCGGGACCAGGCCGACGCGGCGGATCAGGTCGCGCGGGCCCGTGCGGTGCGGGACCACCCCGCCCACCAGGGCCGTGCCGGACGACGGGCGGACCAGGCCGACCAGGGTGGACAGGAGAGTGGACTTGCCGGCGCCGTTGCGGCCCATCAGGGCGACGATCTCGCCGGGCCCGACCGTGAGGTCGACGTGGCGCAGCGCCTCGACGCGCCCCCGCCGCACCGCGAGCCCCGCGACCTCGGCGACGGCGGTCACCCCGGGCTGCTTGCGAGTGCGGCGCAGCGGGGACCGGCGGGAGTCGGGGGAGGCAGTGGCCCGCGGCTGCTCATGAGGCTCGCGCGGCTCGTGCCCCGCCAGGCGCTCCCGCAGCTTCCCGGACCTGCGCCGCGCGTCCCGCACCGTCAGCGGCAGCGGTGACCAGCCCGCGAGGCGGCCCAGGTCCACGACCGGCGGGAACACCGGCGATACGGCCATGATCTCGGCGGGCGCGCCGAGCAGCAGGGGCTCGCCGGGTCCTGGGAGGAGCGCGACCTGGTCCGCGTACTGCACGACCCGCTCAAGCCGGTGCTCGGCCATCAGGACCGTCGTGCCGAGGTCGTGCACCAGGCGCTGCACCACCGCGAGGACCTCCTCCGCGGCGGCCGGGTCGAGCGCGGACGTCGGCTCGTCGAGGACCAGGACCCGCGGGTGCGGGGTGAGGACGGAGCCGATGGCGACGCGCTGCTGCTGCCCGCCGGACAGCGTCGCGATGGGACGGTCGCGCAGATCGGCGAGGCCGAGCAGGTCGAGGGTCTCCTCGACGCGGCGCCGCATCACCTCGGGCGCGAGCCCGAGCGACTCCATGCCGTACGCGAGTTCGTCCTCGACCGTGTCGGTGACGAAGTGGGAGAGCGGGTCCTGCCCCACCGTGCCCACCACGTCGGCGAGTTCCCGCGGCTTGTGCGTACGGGTGTCGCGCCCCGCCACGGTGACGCGCCCGCTCAGTGTGCCCCCGGTGAAGTGCGGCACGAGCCCGCTCACCGCGCCGAGCAGCGTCGACTTGCCGACGCCCGAAGGGCCCACGAGCAGCACCAACTCGCCCTCGGGCACGTCGAGTCGAATGTCACGGACCGTGGGTGTCGCGGCCCCGTCGTACGTCACCGAGACGTCCTCGAACCGGATCATGAAGCCTCCTTCGAGGGCGTTTCGGCGAGCGGCGGCGCGGGCGCCACGAACGCCGGGAGCAGTCCGAGCAGCACCCCGGCCGCGGGCCACAGCGGCAGCGTCGGCGCGGCCAGCGGCACGACGCCGGGCGCCAGGGCCGAGGGATCGTAGGAACCGGCCCGGATCATCACGGCGGCGACGGCCGCCCCCGACGCGGCGACGAGCCACGCCCGCACACCCCACACGTCGGGCCGGTACCGGGTGCGGACCGAGCGGCGCCCGCCGAGCCAGAGCCCGCCGAGCGCGGCCGCCACCCCGGCGAGCAGCACGGGCAGCCCGTACCGCGCGCCGTCCGCGGTCAGCAGCCCGTACGTACCCGCGCACACCCCGACCAGGCCGCCCAGCGTCAGCACCGCGGTGGCCCGGCGCACGGCGGCCGGGACCTCGGCCGTGCGCCCGTACCCGCGCGCGTCCATCGCGGCGGCCAGCGCCACCGACCGCTCAAGTGCGCCCTCAAGGACGGGAAGACCGACCTGCGCCAGGCCCCGCAGCCCCTTGTCGGGCCGGCCGCGCAGCCGGCGCGCGGCGCGCAGCCGCCGCACATCGGCGATCAGGTTCGGCGCGAACGTCATCGCGACGACGACGGCGACCCCGGCCTCGTACAGCGCGCCCGGCAGGGACTTGAGGAGGCGGGCCGGGCTCGCGAGGGCGTTCGCCGCGCCCACGCAGATCAGCAGCGCGGCCAGCTTCAGGCCGTCGTACAGCGCGAACACCAGGCCCTCGACCGTGACCCGGCCACCGATCCGCACCCCCTGCGCCCACTCGGGCAGCGGCACCTCGGGCAGCGTGACGAGCAGATGCGTGCCCGGGATCGGCGACCCCAGGAACACCGCGAACACCAGCCGGATCCCGATCACCGCGAGCCCGAGCTTCACGAACGCCCCGTACGAGCGCGCCCACGGCGCCGACGTGCGCCGCGCGGCCACCACGTACCCGGCCACCCCGATGAGCAGCGCGAGCAGCAGCGGATTCGTCGTCCGGGACGCCGCCGTGCCGAGCCCGAGCGCCCAGAGCCACCAAGCGCCTGGGTGCAGCGCGTTCGAGCGGTGGACCCGGGGAGCGGCGAGCGGACGACGGCGCGCGGACGGCCCCGTCCCCGGGTCGCGCGCGAGGCGCGTACGCGGGGCGGGGTGCGGTGAACCTGCGCCGGTGCTGCTCATCGAATCGTCGTGTCCGTGTCCGTGGTCAGGTGCCTGCGTCAGCCGTGCCTGCCTCAGCCGCGCCGGCGGCGGGCCTGCCAGGCCGCGGCCGCGCCGAGCACGACGACGGCGGCGCCGCCCGCGATCAGGCCGACGGAGGGGCCACCGCCGTCGGACGCCGCGTCCTTGGACGTGCCCGGCTCGGTCCCCTCGGAAGTCCCCTTGGAGGAAGACACCTGCTCGCCGCAGCCCGTCTTCGGGAAGCCGGCGATGGAACACAGCAGCGCCTGGTTGTTGTAGCGCAGCGGCTTCGCGACGGCGGCGAGCGCCTCCGCGCTGGTCGCGTCGTCCGCGACGCGCGCACACGCCGTACGCGCCTTCGGCGGCGTCTCACCGGACGGCGCGTCCTGCGCCGTGCCGAAGTCGACGACGAGCGCCACCCGCTTCTCGCCGCCCTTCGCCGGAGTGTCCGCGCAGATGGCGTCGAAGGAAGCAGCCCCGCGCGGCTTCGCCGAGTCCTGCGAGTCCTCGCTCACGGAGAACCGGAACCCCTGCACATCGCCGTCCGACGGGCGGGCCGTCGACGGGCCCTGCGAGGCGTACACCCAAGCGGAGCCGTCGCGGTCCCAGAACGACCAGTAGCGATAGCCGGTCGCCTGCGCCTGGCCCGCCCCCGCGACGAGTGCACACAGCACGCCCGATATGAGAACGGCCAGGCTTCGGCGGCGGTACGTGGTCACAGCTGCTGCTTCTTGCGGCCGCTGAACAGGAAGCCGATGCCGATACCGGCGACGGCCGCGACGGCGACGACGTACCAGACACTGATGCCGCCGTCGTCGTCCTTCTTCTTCTCGTCGGCCGTGGCGGCCTTCGTGGAGGACGGCGCGGGGCCCGTCGCGTTCAGGGCCTTGACCAGGTCCGTGCCGCCGAAGTCACGCGGGTCGTTGCCCGTCGCGTGCGCGGCGAAGATCAGCTGGGCGTAGGCGGCCGGACCGGACTGCTCGGCCCAGCCCCCGGCGTTCTTCTCCAGCCAGGCGTACGGGTCCTTCGTGTACTTGACGCCCTCGGCGGCCGCGATCGAGGTGACCGCGTCGGCGGTGTTGCCGTAGTCGGGCTGCGACTTGGTGCTGCCCGGGGTGACGGCCTTCAGGTACAGGCGGGTGCTGAGCTGGCCCTGGAGGTAGACGGCGGCGTTGTGCGCGAGGTCCCCGGCCGTCCTGCCGTCCTTGCAGACGTAGCTGTCCGGGGCCTTGCCCTTGCCGGGCGCCATGCCGGACCCGAGCGCGCCGAGCACGCCGGCCGCGGTGGCGTCCGCGTTGGCGGCCAGCTTGCCCTTCTTGTCGGGCTGATAGGCGAGCGCGCCGCCGTCCTTGGCGTCCGAGCAGGGGAGCGCGAGCGCGGCCAAGGCGTCCTGGCCGGTCTTGCCGCGGCCCGACTTCACGTCGGCGGGCTTCTCACCGGCCGCGACGAGCGCGCCGATCACGACGGCGGTCGAGTTGGCGTCGCTGTCCATGCCGAGGTTGTAGCCCCAGCCGCCGTCGCCGTTCTGCGCCTTCTTCAGCCAGTCCACGCCGCGGGTGACCTCGCCCTCGCGGCCGCCGACCGCGACGAGGGCCTGCACCGCGGCGGCCGTGCTGTTGCTGTCGACGAGCGTCTTCTTGTCGCACTCCTTGCCCGGCTCGGCGCGGAAGGCGGCGAACCCGCCGTTCGTGCACTGCTGCCCGGTCAGCCAGTCCACGGCCTTGTCGGCGGGCTTCACACCGACGGTGTCCTGCGCGACCAGCGCGATCGACTGCCGCCAGACACCGTCGTACGTCGGGTCGCCCTTCCCGTAGAGCCCGGAGGGGATCGCCACCGAGGGGGACGCGGAGGGCGCGGAGCCGTCCGCGAGGGCGGCCGGGGCGGTGGCCATGCCGATGACGGCGGTGGCCGCCACGAGCGCGGCGCTGCGGCGAATGTTCATGGTGGGGCGGGTGCCTCTCCCTGCGGGGAGCCGGGCGCACGGCACACGCGGGCACCGGGCGGCTCCGGCTCCGTATGCCTCGACGGTGCCGGCCACCGGCGGGGGCCGATGACGCGAGCCGGTCACGCGCCGCACGGGGCAGTCCGGCTCACCACTTACGTGGTTCACGGATTGGGGTCTCCCCTGCTCGAGCGGAGCCGAGAGCTTGGGGAAGGGTCAGCGCCGGATTCGCACCGGCTTCCCCCCGTGCGGGCATGATGACGACCTGCCCACTGTACCGGCCCGTAGGGGACCTCCCCCGGGGTGCCCGAAGGGCCGGGACAGACCGAAGTCTGCCCCGGCCCTTCGGGACGAGTGCGCCCAGCTGATGACGCCAGTGCCTAGCGGATGTCGACCGGCCCGTCGTCGCCGCTGTCACGGCCGTCGCGACCGTCCACCGGGCTCGACGCCGCCCCCAGGTACCGCTGGATCTCCATCTCGCCGCCGCTCTTCTTGGCGTCGCCGTCCGGGCCGCCCAGGTTGCGGCGGACCGAGTCCAGGATGGTCAGACCCTGGCCGACGAGTCCGGCCGCGATCTCACCGAGGCCGTCCGCGCCGTTGAGCACGTTCACGTTGGCGCCCTTGAGACCGCCGGCCGCCTCCTTCACGATCTGCGGCAGCTGGTCGATCAGCATCCGGTCGAGCGCGACCCGGTCGTACGACGCCGCCGCCGCGGCCTGGATCTTCATCCGCTCGGCCTCGGCGATGGCCATCACGCGGATCCGCTCGGCGTCCGCCTCCGCGGGCTTCACGACCTCGGCCACCAGCTGCTGCTGGCGCAGTTCGGCGGCCCGCTCGGCCAGTTCGGTGCGCGCCGCGAGGACCTCCTGCTCGGCGTGCGCCTGGGCCAGCGGCCCGGCCTGGGCGGCCGCCGCCTGCGCGCGGTCCACCTCGGCCTTGTACTCGGCCTGGACGACGGCGGTCTGCCGCGCGTACTCGGCCTGGTTGCGCTGGGCCTCCTGCTCCGCCTGGGTCGAGGCCTGGGTGGCCTGCGCCTGGGCGATCTGGGCCTGCCGCTGGATGGCCGCCTTGTGCGGGGCGGACATCGCGTCGATGTAGCCGGTGTTGCCGTCGTCGATGGACTGGATCTGGAGCGAGTCCACGATCAGCCCGATCTTCGCCATCTCGGCCTTCGAGGTGTCGAGCACCTCGGCGGCGAGCTTCTGCCGCTCCGTGACGATCTCCTCGACCGTCATCGAGCCGATGATGGAGCGCAGGTGACCCGCGAAGATCCGGCCGGTCAGGACCGACATCTGGTCCTGGTCGGACAGGAAGCGCTGGCCGGCGTTGACGATGGACTCCGTGTCGTTGCCGACCTTGAACGCGATGACGGCGCGCACGGTCAGGGCGATGCCCTGCCGGGTCACGCACTTCTCGACGACCTCGGCCTCGGACATGGCCAAGGACAGAAAGCGGGTCTTGCGGAAGATGGGCAGGACGAATTTTCCGTGTCCCGTCACGACCCGGAACGGCGCTCCCCCAAGTCCCCGCCTGCCACCCGAGATCAGCATCGCCTCATCGGGAGCGGGAACGCGATATCCGAACATCCTTCAGTCTCCTTAGCGGGCGTCACCCGTGTCGCCGGAGCCGTCGGTCCGCTCGTCGTCGAGCGACGGATCGCTCCAGGCCATGACGACGACCTGGCGGGTGCCGCGGGACTCGATCACCAGGACCGTCGACCCGCGCTCCATGGGTTCGTCGGACCAAGCGAGAAACGCCTCGCTGCCGCCCCTCACCCGCACCAGTACCTCGCCCGGGCCCTCGGCTCCGCGCGTGGCGATGACCAGCTTCCCCGTACAGCCGACCACGGCCTCGTCCGGCGCCATCGGTGGCCGCCCCCTTGTCGGTCCAGTTCTGAGATGCCAGACATTACGCCTGTTGCCACCCGCCGACCATGCGGAGGAAGGCCCGTCGGGCAGGCTGTTTCGCACACCCGGTAAAGATCGCGCAACGCCGGTAAAGTACAGGTCAAGTGCGTAGGTCAGACCGGTGCATACGTCACCGGGTCGCTCCCGGCGACCGCCTCCGCGCGGCCCAGTTTCACCAGCCGGCGCAAGTGCGCCTCGGCCTCCGAGACCGCGATGGTGCGCGACCCGTAAGGGATCTGTTCCCACGGCCGGTTCCACTCCATCCGCTCGGCGAGCTGCCAGGGGGTGAGCGGGGTGGCGAGCAGGGTGAGCAGGCCGGTGAGGCGCTCCTCGTGGTGGTCGAGCAGCTCCCGTACGCGGGCGGGGGCGTCGGTGAAGGTGTGCTGGTGGGCCGGGAGCACCTCGGCGGGGGCCAGGCGCCCGACGCGTTCCAGCGAGTCCAGGTAGTCGCCGAGCGGGTCGGTGACCGTGGCGTCGTCGGGGTCCTCGTAGAGGCCGATGTGCGGGGTGATGCCCGGGAGCAGATGGTCGCCGGAGAAGAGGCGGCCGTTGCCCGCGAGCCCGGCGGGGTGGTCCTCCTCCAGGTGCAGGCAGACATGGCCCGGGGTGTGGCCGGGCGTCCAGATCGCGCGCAGGCGGCGGCCCGGCAGGTCGAGCAGATCGCCCGGGGTGATGGTGCGGTCGGGGAGAGCGGGGGCGAGGCCCGGGAGGCTGCGGGCCCGGCCCGAGTCGCGGGCGGCGATCAGCGGCGCCATGTGCTCCTCGGGGGCGCCGGCCGCGGCGAGCTTCGCGGCCATGAACGCGTACCAGCGCTCCGGCGGGTTCTCCCGGGTGCGGCGCACCACGGAGACATCCGCCTCGTGCATGGCGATCCAGGCGCCGGACGCCTCGCGCACCTTGGCCGAAAGGCCGTGGTGATCGGGGTGGTGATGGGTGATCAGGACTCCCGTCACCTCACCGACGCTCGTGCCGCAGGCGGCGAGCCCCCCGGTGAGCGCGTCCCACGACTCGGGGTCGTCCCAGCCGGTGTCGATGAGGACGGGCCCGCGGTCCGTGTCGAGGAGGTGGACCAGGGTGAAGCCGAGCGGGTTGTCGGGGATCGGCACCCGAAGGGACCAGACGCCTCCGCCGTGGTCGGTCACCTGCGTCATCGGGCCCCACCTCTCGTACGACGACCTCGAACTCCCGCCACTGTAATAGAACTTGTTCCAATGGTCGCCCGGGTCGACTTGTTGCGCGACGGTCGCCGTGCCGATCCGTGGACTCCTGGAACTGGAACTGGTATCAGTTTCCAGAGGTTCTGATGCAGTGTCAGAAAACTTTCCCGCGAGAGGCGGTCGGTCATGACCGGGCATGAGGAACGGCTTGAGCACGAGTTCGTGGAGCACGGACAGCTCTACATCGGCGGGGAGTTGACCCAGCCGTCCGGCACGGACGTCATCGAGGTGATCTCCCCGCACACCGGAGAGGTCTTCGGGCGCGTGCCGCACGCCGCGCCCGCCGATGTCGACCGCGCGGTGGCCGCCGCCCGTACGGCGTTCGACGAGGGCCCCTGGCCGCGGCTCCCGCTCGAGGAGCGCATCGCGGTCGTCACCCGCATCAAGGACGCGATCGCCGTACGGCACGAGGAGATCGCCCGCCTCATCTCCTCCGAGAACGGCTCCCCGTACTCATGGAGCGTCCTCGCGCAGGCCCTCGGCGCGATGATGGTGTGGGACTCCGCGATCACCGTCGCGAAGAACTTCACGTACGAGGAGACGCGCGACGGCGCGCTCGGGAAGATCCTCGTGCGGCGCGAGCCGGTCGGCGTCGTGGCGGCCGTGGTCCCGTGGAACGTCCCGCAGTTCGTGGCCGCCGCCAAGCTCGCGCCCGCGCTGCTCGCAGGCTGCACCGTCGTCCTCAAGCCGTCCCCGGAATCGCCGCTCGACGCGTATCTGCTCGGCGAGATCGCGAAGGAGGCGGGCCTTCCGGAGGGGGTCCTGTCCATCCTTCCCGCGGACCGCGAGGTCAGCGAGTACCTCGTGGGGCACCCCGGCGTCGACAAGGTCTCCTTCACCGGATCCGTGGCCGCGGGCCGGCGCGTCATGGAGGTCGCCTCGCGGGGCCTCACCCACGTCACCCTCGAACTCGGCGGCAAGTCCGCGGCTGTCGTCCTGCCGGACGCGGACCTCGCGACGACCGTCCCCGGCCTCGTCCAGTCCGCCTGGATGAACAACGGCCAGGCCTGCGTCGCCCAGACCCGCATCCTCCTGCCCCGCTCGCGCTACGACGAGTTCGCCGGAGCCCTCACGGAGGCGGCGGCCGCGCTCGTCGTCGGCGACCCGCTCGACCCGGCGACCCAGGTCGGCCCGCTGGTCGCCGAGCGCCAGCAGCGCCGCTCCCTCGACTACATCCGCATCGGACAGGAGGAAGGCGCCAAGATCCTCACCGGCGGCGGCCGTCCCGCCGGGCTCGACCGGGGCTGGTACGTGGAGCCGACCCTCTTCGGCGGCGTCGACAACTCGATGCGCATCGCCCGCGAGGAGATCTTCGGCCCCGTCATCTGCCTGCTCCCGTACGGCGACGAGGCCGAGGCGGTGAAGATCGCCAACGACTCCGACTACGGACTCAGCGGCAGTGTGTGGACGGCCGACGTCGCGCACGGCATCGACGTCGCACGGCAGGTGCGCACCGGCACGTACAGCGTGAACACCTTCAGCCTCGACATGCTCGGCCCCTTCGGCGGCTACAAGAACTCCGGTCTCGGCCGGGAGTTCGGGCCCGAGGGATACAGCGCCTTCCTGGAGCACAAGATGATCCATCTGCCGGCCGGCTGGGAGGCGTGATGGGGGACCGCTGGCACGTAGAGGTCGACCGGGGCGTGTGCATCGGCTCGGCCCAGTGCGTCCACCACGCCCCGGACGCCTTCCGTCTCGACTCCGGCAGGCAGTCCCGCCCTCTTGAGGCGGAGGCCGACGCCAACGAGAAGATCCTGGCGGCGGCGGAGGGCTGCCCCGTGGAGGCCGTCATGATCACGCTCCTCGGCAGCGGGGAGTCGGTCTTCCCGCCGGAAGAATAAAAAAATCCCCTTTGGCGGGTTGCGTCATGACATGGGCGGTCTATTGTGGTAATTGGCCTATGAGGCGAGTGAGGGAGTCCCACCGGAGTAGCCGACTGTGGCGTGACGCAAACGGCATCCGCCGTAGCCGACGTCGACGGTAGGGCTGAGAGGCCGGAAGGCAGTAGCAGAGCCGGAAGGCGACCCCTAACACCTGATCCGGACCATGCCGGCGCAGGGAACCCGTCTCGTAGGTCTTTCGCGTGCCCCGGGCGCCGCTCACGGCCCGGGGCCGGCGTCCCGCCGGGGCGCCTATTTATTCGCGTCCGGCGTGGTGAGGTCGATCAGCCGGCACACCGTCTCGATGTCTATCTTCACCTGGGCGATCGAGGCGCGCCCCGACAGCCAGGTGATGAGCGCCGAGTGCCAGGTGTGCTCGATGACGCGGACCGCGGAGAGCTGCTGCGGTGTCGGGTCGTCGAGTTCCATGGCGTCCAGGATGATCGCCGTCGTCTGACGGGAGACCTGGTCGACCTCGGGGCTCACGCTGCGGTCGGCGAAGGTCAGGGCGCGCACCATCGCGTCGGCGAGGTGCGGCTCGCGCTGGAGCGCGCGGAAGGCCCGCATCAGGGTCTCCGCGACCCGCTCCGAGGGCAGGTCGGACGAGGGCGGGCGCTTGCGGACCGTGGCGTGCATGTGCTGGAGCTGGTCCTGCATCGTGGCCACGAGGAGATGCACCTTGGACGGGAAGTACCGGTACAGCGTGCCGAGCGCGACCTGCGAGGACTCGGCGACCTCACGCATCTGCACCGCGTCGAACCCGCCGCGGCTGGCCAGCTGGGCGCTCGCGTGCAGGATGCGGCGGCGGCGCGCCTCCTGGCGCTCGGTGAGGGGCGGCGACGCCGGATGTGCTGTCTTCGCTTCCGCTGTCATGTGTCCCGTTCCGTGGCTGTCAAGCCGTAATCCGGTGTTTTCGAGAGGCTCATCATGGCAGGGGAGCGGGGGCTCCGTCGTGGCGCGAATCACCTGATCCGAGCGTTACAGCGAGGCTACCTGCCGGTAGATTCTGTGCTCCTTGAAGGATCAAAGAGCCGGCAACTCTGAAACTTGTTCTAGATTACCGCCCACGCGTAGTCTCGCGTGAACGTGCCGCGAGAAGGGGGCCACGAGTGACCGCTGAGGCCATGGAGGCGGGCCCCCGGGCCCGCTCCTCCGCCGACGGTGACCGTCCGTTGCGCATCGCTCTCCTTACGTACAAGGGGAACCCGTTCTGCGGCGGGCAGGGCGTCTACGTACGCCATCTGTCCCGCGAACTCGCCCGGCTCGGGCACCAGGTCGAGGTCATCGGCTCCCAGCCGTACCCCGTCCTCGACGACGGCGAGGACCTGCTGGGGCTCCGGCTCACCGAGCTGCCCAGCCTCGACCTGTACCGCAGCCCCGACCCGTTCCGCACCCCCAAGCGCGACGAGTACCGCGACTGGGTGGACGCGCTCGAGGTCGGCACCATGTGGACCGGCGGCTTCCCCGAACCCCTCACGTTCTCGCTGCGCGCCCGGCGCCATCTGCGGGCGCGGCGCGGCGAGTTCGACATCGTGCACGACAACCAGACGCTGGGCTACGGCCTGTTGGGCGGGCCCGCCGCGCTCGGCGCGCCCCTCGTGACCACGATTCACCACCCCATCACCGTCGACCGGCAGCTGGAGATCGACGCCGCGCCCGACTGGAAGCGGCGCGCCTCCGTACGGCGCTGGTACGCGTTCACGCGGATGCAGAAGCGCGTCGCCCGCCGCCTGCCGTCCGTGCTCACCGTCTCCGGGACCTCGCGCCAGGAGATCGTCGACCACCTCGGCGTGCGCCAGGACCGGATCCGCGTCGTACACATCGGCGCCGACACCGACCTGTTCTCGCCCGACCCTTCGGTCGCCGAGGTGCCGGGCCGCATCGTGACGACGTCCAGCGCCGACGTCCCCCTCAAGGGACTCGTCTTCCTCGTCGAGGCGCTCGCCAAGGTCCGCACCGAGAACCCGGCCGCCCACCTCGTCGTCGTCGGCAAGCGCGCCGAGGACGGGCCCGTCGCCGCGGCCATCGAGAAGTACGGCCTCGAAGGCGCCGTGTCCTTCGTCAAGGGCATCACCGACGCCGAACTCGTCGACCTCGTACGGTCGGCGGAGGTCGCCTGCGTGCCCTCCCTGTACGAGGGCTTCTCGCTGCCCGCGGCGGAGGCCATGGCCACCGGCACCCCCCTGGTCGCCACCACCGGCGGAGCGATCCCCGAGGTCGCCGGGCCCGACGGGGAGACCTGCCTCGCGGTGCCCACCGGCGACGCGGGCGCGCTGGCCACCGCGCTCGGCAGACTCCTGGACGACCCGCGGCTGCGGGCGCGGCTCGGCGCCGCCGGACGCGAACGCGTCCTCGGGAACTTCACCTGGGCCCGCGCGGCGCTCGGCACCGCCGAGCTCTACCGCGAGTCCATCGCCCGCTCGGCCGGCCGGACCACCGGCGCCGCGGCCACCACCCCTCTCGAACGTGCAGGATCCGACCGCGAAAGCAGGGCCACGTGCTGACCGTCGACTTCACCCGCTTCCCGCTCGCCGCAGGCGACCGCGTCCTCGACCTCGGCTGCGGAGCCGGGCGGCACGCGTTCGAGTGCTACCGGCGCGGGGCCCAGGTGGTCGCCCTCGACCAGAACGGCGAGGAGATCCGCGAGGTCGCCAAGTGGTTCGCTGCGATGAAGGAGGCCGGTGAGGCCCCCGCCGGCGCCACCGCCACCGCCATGGAGGGCGACGCCCTCAACCTCCCCTTCCCGGACGCCTCGTTCGACGTCGTCATCATCTCCGAGGTGATGGAGCACATCCCCGACGACAAGGGCGTGCTCGCCGAGATGGTCCGCGTCCTCAAGCCGGGCGGCCGCATCGCCGTGACCGTGCCCCGCTACGGCCCCGAGAAGGTCTGCTGGACCCTCAGCGACGCCTACCACGAGGTCGAAGGCGGCCACATCCGCATCTACAAGGCGGACGAACTCCTCGGCAAGATGCGCGAGGCGGGCCTCAAGCCGTACGGCACCCACCACGCGCACGCCCTGCACTCGCCGTACTGGTGGCTGAAGTGCGCGTTCGGCGTCGACAACGACAAGGCGCTGCCCGTGCGGGCGTACCACAAGCTCCTGGTCTGGGACATCATGAAGAAGCCGGCGCTCACCCGGGTGACCGAGCAGCTCCTCAACCCGGTCGTCGGCAAGAGCTTCGTCGCGTACGCCACCAAGCCGCACCTGCCCAAGGCCGAGGCGTGACGAGCCCGGAGAAGACCGAACACCTCGTCCTGCCCGGCGTACTGACCGCCGAGCAGGCCGCCGCGACCGTCCGCGGGCTCCTCGCCGTGCAGCGCGAGGACGGCGCCATACCGTGGTTCCGCGGCCACCACCTCGACCCGTGGGACCACACCGAGGCCGCCATGGCCCTCGACGCGGCCGGCGAGCACGACGCCGCCGAGCGCGCCTACGACTGGCTCGCCCGCCACCAGAACGAGGACGGCTCCTGGTACGCGGCCTACGCCGACGGCGACGCCGGTGACATCACCGACCACGGCCGCGAGACGAACTTCGTCGCCTACGTCGCCGTGGGCGCCTGGCACCACTACCTCTCCACCGGCGACGACGCCTTCCTCGACCGCATCTGGCCCACCGTGTACGCGGCCATGGAGTTCGTCCTGCGGCTCCAGCAGCCCGGCGGGCAGATCGGCTGGAAGCGCGAGCCGGACGGGACACCCGTCAACGAGGCGCTTCTGACCGGCAGTTCGTCCGTGCACCACGCGCTGCGGTGCGCCCTCGCCATCGCCGAAGAGCGCGAAGAGCCCCAGCCCGACTGGGAGTTGGCGGCCGGCAGCCTGCGGCACGCGATCCGCCGCCACCCCGAGCGGTTCCTCGACAAGGACCGCTATTCGATGGACTGGTACTACCCCGTCCTCGGCGGCGCCCTCACCGGCGCCGAGGCGGAGGAGCGCATCCAGGCGTCCTGGGACCGCTTCGTCGTCCCCGGGCTCGGTGTGCGCTGCGTCGTCCCCAACCCGTGGGTCACCGGCGGTGAGAGCGCCGAACTCGCCCTCGCCCTGTGGGCGGTGGGCGAGTCCGACCGTGCTCTGGAGATCCTCCAGTCGATCCAGCACCTGCGCGACCCGGAGTCGGGCCTGTACTGGACCGGCTACGTCTTCGACGACCGGGCGGTCTGGCCGTTGGAACTGACCGCCTGGACAGCCGGTTCGGTGCTGCTCGCCGTCGCCGCGCTCGGCGGCGACGAGGCAACCTGCTCGGTGTTCGGCGGCCGCCTCCCGGCGGGCTTCGAACCGGACTGCTGTGAGGGAAGCCCCGCTCAGTAGCGGCGCAGCCGGCCGGCGACGAAGTGCCCGACGAACAGGTACACCAGCGCCGCCAGGCCGTAGCCCGC
The DNA window shown above is from Streptomyces sp. NBC_01445 and carries:
- a CDS encoding ABC transporter ATP-binding protein, with amino-acid sequence MIRFEDVSVTYDGAATPTVRDIRLDVPEGELVLLVGPSGVGKSTLLGAVSGLVPHFTGGTLSGRVTVAGRDTRTHKPRELADVVGTVGQDPLSHFVTDTVEDELAYGMESLGLAPEVMRRRVEETLDLLGLADLRDRPIATLSGGQQQRVAIGSVLTPHPRVLVLDEPTSALDPAAAEEVLAVVQRLVHDLGTTVLMAEHRLERVVQYADQVALLPGPGEPLLLGAPAEIMAVSPVFPPVVDLGRLAGWSPLPLTVRDARRRSGKLRERLAGHEPREPHEQPRATASPDSRRSPLRRTRKQPGVTAVAEVAGLAVRRGRVEALRHVDLTVGPGEIVALMGRNGAGKSTLLSTLVGLVRPSSGTALVGGVVPHRTGPRDLIRRVGLVPQEPRDLLYADTVAAECAAADHDAGAGPGTCRALVSRLLPGIADDTHPRDLSEGQRLTLALAIVLTARPPLLLLDEPTRGLDYAAKARLITVLRGLAAEGHAVVLATHDVELAAELSHRVAVLADGEIVANGPTPEVVVASPAFSPQVAKVLAPGEWLTVAQVREALESAGGPEERA
- a CDS encoding energy-coupling factor transporter transmembrane component T, which codes for MSSTGAGSPHPAPRTRLARDPGTGPSARRRPLAAPRVHRSNALHPGAWWLWALGLGTAASRTTNPLLLALLIGVAGYVVAARRTSAPWARSYGAFVKLGLAVIGIRLVFAVFLGSPIPGTHLLVTLPEVPLPEWAQGVRIGGRVTVEGLVFALYDGLKLAALLICVGAANALASPARLLKSLPGALYEAGVAVVVAMTFAPNLIADVRRLRAARRLRGRPDKGLRGLAQVGLPVLEGALERSVALAAAMDARGYGRTAEVPAAVRRATAVLTLGGLVGVCAGTYGLLTADGARYGLPVLLAGVAAALGGLWLGGRRSVRTRYRPDVWGVRAWLVAASGAAVAAVMIRAGSYDPSALAPGVVPLAAPTLPLWPAAGVLLGLLPAFVAPAPPLAETPSKEAS
- a CDS encoding SCO2322 family protein, with the translated sequence MTTYRRRSLAVLISGVLCALVAGAGQAQATGYRYWSFWDRDGSAWVYASQGPSTARPSDGDVQGFRFSVSEDSQDSAKPRGAASFDAICADTPAKGGEKRVALVVDFGTAQDAPSGETPPKARTACARVADDATSAEALAAVAKPLRYNNQALLCSIAGFPKTGCGEQVSSSKGTSEGTEPGTSKDAASDGGGPSVGLIAGGAAVVVLGAAAAWQARRRRG
- a CDS encoding prenyltransferase/squalene oxidase repeat-containing protein, translated to MNIRRSAALVAATAVIGMATAPAALADGSAPSASPSVAIPSGLYGKGDPTYDGVWRQSIALVAQDTVGVKPADKAVDWLTGQQCTNGGFAAFRAEPGKECDKKTLVDSNSTAAAVQALVAVGGREGEVTRGVDWLKKAQNGDGGWGYNLGMDSDANSTAVVIGALVAAGEKPADVKSGRGKTGQDALAALALPCSDAKDGGALAYQPDKKGKLAANADATAAGVLGALGSGMAPGKGKAPDSYVCKDGRTAGDLAHNAAVYLQGQLSTRLYLKAVTPGSTKSQPDYGNTADAVTSIAAAEGVKYTKDPYAWLEKNAGGWAEQSGPAAYAQLIFAAHATGNDPRDFGGTDLVKALNATGPAPSSTKAATADEKKKDDDGGISVWYVVAVAAVAGIGIGFLFSGRKKQQL